In Chlamydiales bacterium, the DNA window TTTATTGCAAGATCTTAGTAACGGTTCCAGCACCGATAGTGCGACCACCCTCACGGATAGCAAAGCGCATACCTTCTTCCATAGCAATTGGGCTAATCAGTTCGCCAATAAGCTCAACGTTATCGCCTGGCATCACCATTTCTACGCCCTCTGGAAGAGTAACTGTTCCAGTTACATCCGTTGTGCGGAAATAGAATTGTGGACGATATCCACTAAAGAACGGCTTATGACGGCCACCCTCTTGTTGGGTCAGCACATAAACTGTACCTTTAAACTTCGTATGAGGCGTACATGTACCAGGTGCCGCAAGAACCATTCCTCTTTCGATATCATCTTTGTTAACACCGCGAAGAAGGATACCAACATTATCACCAGCACGAGCTTCGTCCAATAGTTTATTGAACATCTCTATGCCTGTTGCAACAGTTTCTTTTGTTGGACGAAGTCCTACTAATTGCAATTTATCGTTAATCTTAATGACACCTTTTTCACAACGACCTGTTGCAACGGTTCCTCTTCCAGAAATGGAGAACACGTCTTCGATTGGCATAAGGAAAGGCTTGTCAATTTCTCTTGTTGGTGTTGGGATTTGCTCATCAACTGTTTTCATTAACAACTTAATGGACTCTACGTATTTTGGGTCACCTTCTAGAGCTTTAAGAGCAGATCCTCTGATAATTGGAGCGTTTTTGTAACCTTTGGCTTCTAACAGCTCTGTAAGTTCCATTTCAACAAGTTCAATAAGCTCTTGATCTTCTTCACTAACCATATCTACTTTGTTGAGGAATACAACGATAGCAGGAACACCTACTTGGTGAGCAAGCAAGATGTGTTCTTTTGTTTGAGGCATCGCACCATCCGTTGCAGCCACTACAAGAATCGCACCATCCATTTGTGCAGCACCTGTAATCATGTTTTTAACATAGTCGGCGTGTCCTGGACAGTCTACGTGCGCATAGTGGCGAGCAGCTGTTTCGTATTCTACGTGTGTTGAGTTGATCGTGATACCACGAGCTTTTTCTTCTGGTGTGTTGTCAATCGAGGCATAATCTCTATACTTCGAACCGGTCTCTTCAGCAAGAACTTTAGTAATTGCAGCAGTAAGAGTGGTTTTACCGTGGTCTACGTGCCCAATCGTTCCAATATTTACGTGAGGTTTGTTCCTCTTAAACGCTTCTTTTGCCATTATGCATCCTCCATTAGGATCAATCTACAGTTTATTAACGTAAGCTTCTGCCCAGAATAGGAATTGAACCTACGACCTTTTGCTTACCATGCAAGTGCTCTACCCCTGAGCTATCTGGGCATATTACTTTCAAATTACTCATCAAAGGGACCGATTCTACTAAAGACAGGGAAAAAAAATCAATAAAGATTCTTCATCTATGTAATTATTAGTTATTTTCGGTAAGTAATCCTGGCCTTTGTCAGGTCGTAAGGAGACATCTCAACAGTGACACCATCTCCAACAGAAACACGAATATTTCTCATTCGCATTTTCCCACATAAATGGGCATAAACTTCCAAGCCATTTTGCAATAATACGCGAAAAGTCATGTTGGGAAGTAGCTCTTTAACAGTACCATCAATTTTTATTGTATCTTCTTTAGCCATAGATCAAA includes these proteins:
- the infA gene encoding translation initiation factor IF-1, encoding MAKEDTIKIDGTVKELLPNMTFRVLLQNGLEVYAHLCGKMRMRNIRVSVGDGVTVEMSPYDLTKARITYRK
- the tuf gene encoding elongation factor Tu, whose amino-acid sequence is MAKEAFKRNKPHVNIGTIGHVDHGKTTLTAAITKVLAEETGSKYRDYASIDNTPEEKARGITINSTHVEYETAARHYAHVDCPGHADYVKNMITGAAQMDGAILVVAATDGAMPQTKEHILLAHQVGVPAIVVFLNKVDMVSEEDQELIELVEMELTELLEAKGYKNAPIIRGSALKALEGDPKYVESIKLLMKTVDEQIPTPTREIDKPFLMPIEDVFSISGRGTVATGRCEKGVIKINDKLQLVGLRPTKETVATGIEMFNKLLDEARAGDNVGILLRGVNKDDIERGMVLAAPGTCTPHTKFKGTVYVLTQQEGGRHKPFFSGYRPQFYFRTTDVTGTVTLPEGVEMVMPGDNVELIGELISPIAMEEGMRFAIREGGRTIGAGTVTKILQ